In a single window of the Antedon mediterranea chromosome 1, ecAntMedi1.1, whole genome shotgun sequence genome:
- the LOC140042765 gene encoding uncharacterized protein, which yields MNDSEFDLFNFYLLPSSTDVEHTPATVLPVLPTPELTPAAGSTQSLPQDVPMIHYGPKRHGIVQTTYDVNENTVPHHIQHFQPKGLFNQNNLCQYCLAYRFEKETIGFCCKQGKVDLPSLPDLPEYIRTLFDQQSFLNNIRAYNNAMALASIGVNEERLPGYSPTFKVHGKVYHYIGSLLPDSPASPKFAQLYFYDATEDQQAHQRCTNSPTHLTPTMLKGLQETLRTSNPYIASMKSVIELPNLSSKKLILSTKNKPSAGHNRKYNLPQTNEIAVLQLNESCNTTDIILHLRGGGLTRIYDIHRSYDPLHYIIMFPRGADGYHDDMKLQNDKRMSPTNYYCYRLQTRKDQFNTISKCRRLMQQYAVDAFSKAERQRLRWARNNQKVLRAEKYKCLIDAVNRQDNVRNLGKVIVLPPTIYGSPRWYAQQYQDAMALMRTYGKPDYFITFTCNPKWQEIIDSIHPGEKPQDRPDICNRAFNNRLRFFLDDLFKLDILGNIVAYTLMTEFQKRGLPHVHIVAILAKEDKPRNPADIDKIVCAEIPVASDNPRLHNIITTCMIHGPCGHHDISAPCMKTDKGLIKCDKHFPKPLRSHTIMSPDTGAIYRRRSPVEGGQTATVKRRTTTHTVDNTFVVPYNPILTLKYNAHINIEIVTTIKAVKYIYKYITKGNDRVMVKLPSGEDAHDEIESFANARYISASEAIWRLYEFPLTRRHPAVKKLPIHLEHDQMGYFNPDDSNGLQNAINKSEKTMLTAFFDLNSKTASDLIYPNIVSRYIYTNHVWQPRKRHTSRNDHLCDTIGRLPVINLNAHQKELYFLRILLLHILNPTSFIDLRTVSGITYDTNHAACVALGLYEDDSEIDKAMEEAASIQFGNTIRQVFATILLYIVPCNPNQFFNRHVQILTEDFQRRDHTTTPTQSQINEALTLINHVLQRGGKSLEHFNLPTPDPETNAASQVIREETTYENSQLKMILDSNLPLLNKPQRDVYNSVVDSTVNRKGTLFHLDAPGGTGKTFTINLILAEIRRRGLIALAVATSGIAATLLPNGRTIHSRFKVPLKVNDNSTCNISIQSPLACLIKDTSLIVIDEVTMANKHVFETVDRTVRDIRSNDKPFGGITLLLAGDWRQILPVIPKGGKAEILQATLKTSYLWKSIQSLKLTDNLRVIHSYGNVDQLRQFSHLLLSIGEGTKEEIDKDTIALPDHFFSTATSLQQFCQEIFPGITKNISHTTLCSNAIICPTNENVTKVNDCLINLFPGPVTTYLSYDSVQDEAEHQYPTEFLNDLFLPSLPPHKLILKPGIPVMLLRNIDPKNGHCNGARYIVKTLLDRVIHASIAMGPHKGKNLLIPRFKLSPDDPTLPFVLTRKQFPIRVCFSITSNKSQGQTLNRIGIFLDQQFFTHGQLYVSLSRVGHPDNIKIYNPHAVIRNQVSNIVYKEVL from the coding sequence ATGAATGACAGTGAATTTGActtattcaatttttatttacttcCCAGTTCTACCGATGTAGAGCATACGCCAGCAACAGTTCTGCCAGTACTACCCACTCCCGAACTAACTCCAGCGGCCGGCAGTACTCAATCTCTGCCTCAAGACGTACCAATGATTCATTATGGTCCAAAAAGACATGGTATTGTCCAGACTACTTATGATGTCAACGAGAACACAGTGCCTCACCACATTCAACACTTTCAACCAAAAGGACTCTTCAACCAAAATAACCTATGCCAGTATTGCTTGGCATACCGATTTGAAAAAGAAACAATAGGATTCTGCTGCAAACAAGGAAAGGTTGACTTACCCTCTCTACCAGACCTTCCGGAATATATCAGAACACTATTTGACCAGCAATCATTCCTCAATAACATCAGAGCATACAACAATGCTATGGCCCTTGCATCAATAGGTGTTAATGAGGAGCGCCTACCTGGATATTCGCCGACATTCAAAGTCCACGGTAAAGTGTATCACTATATAGGTTCGTTACTTCCTGACTCACCAGCATCCCCAAAATTTGCTCAACTCTACTTCTATGACGCGACAGAAGACCAACAGGCTCACCAAAGGTGTACCAATTCACCCACACATCTAACCCCAACTATGCTAAAGGGACTTCAAGAGACACTACGAACCAGCAATCCATACATAGCAAGTATGAAATCTGTGATTGAATTGCCAAACCTGTCCTCCAAAAAATTAATACTGTCAACCAAAAACAAACCCAGTGCAGGGCATAacagaaaatacaatttaccaCAAACCAATGAAATAGCCGTATTACAGCTCAATGAATCATGCAATACTACTGACATTATTCTTCATCTCCGCGGAGGTGGGCTCACACGGATATATGACATACATCGTTCATACGATCCTCTCCATTATATCATCATGTTTCCCCGCGGTGCAGACGGTTACCATGACGACATGAAGCTGCAGAATGACAAACGGATGTCGCCTACCAACTATTACTGCTACCGGCTACAGACACGTAAAGATCAGTTCAACACCATTTCAAAATGCCGCCGACTTATGCAACAGTATGCTGTTGATGCTTTCTCAAAGGCAGAGCGTCAAAGACTTCGCTGGGCTCGCAACAATCAGAAGGTTCTCAGGGCTGAAAAATATAAATGCCTCATTGACGCAGTAAACAGGCAAGATAATGTACGCAACTTAGGAAAAGTGATTGTGCTTCCACCTACAATTTACGGAAGTCCCAGATGGTATGCGCAACAATACCAAGACGCAATGGCATTAATGCGGACGTACGGCAAGCCGGATTATTTCATTACGTTTACATGTAATCCAAAGTGGCAAGAAATTATCGACTCCATTCATCCTGGTGAAAAGCCACAAGACCGACCGGACATTTGTAACCGTGCATTTAACAACCGGCTCCGGTTCTTCTTGGATGACCTGTTTAAACTAGACATTCTTGGAAACATTGTTGCCTACACACTTATGACAGAATTCCAAAAGAGAGGATTACCACATGTCCACATTGTTGCCATACTAGCTAAGGAAGATAAGCCCCGAAATCCAGCGGACATCGACAAAATTGTATGTGCTGAAATACCTGTCGCCTCGGACAATCCCCGCTTACATAACATTATTACTACCTGTATGATTCATGGACCGTGCGGCCACCACGATATATCAGCACCCTGCATGAAAACGGACAAAggtcttataaagtgtgacaaGCATTTTCCGAAACCACTCCGATCTCACACCATCATGAGTCCAGACACAGGTGCAATTTATCGCAGAAGGTCTCCCGTTGAAGGAGGACAAACAGCTACTGTTAAACGCCGAACAACCACTCACACAGTCGACAACACCTTTGTCGTACCGTACAATCCGATTCTTACCTTAAAATACAACGCACACATTAACATCGAAATAGTCACAACAATCAAGGCAGTGAAgtacatatacaaatacatcaCCAAGGGAAACGATAGAGTTATGGTTAAGTTACCGTCGGGAGAGGACGCACATGATGAAATAGAATCATTTGCAAATGCCCGTTATATTAGTGCGTCAGAAGCTATATGGCGGCTGTACGAGTTTCCACTCACCAGACGACATCCTGCCGTTAAGAAACTGCCTATCCATTTAGAACACGACCAAATGGGATATTTCAACCCTGACGACTCCAATGGATTGCAGAATGCTATCAACAAATCTGAAAAAACCATGCTAACCGCATTCTTTGACTTAAATTCTAAAACTGCGTCGGATCTCATATATCCAAACATCGTAAGCAGATATATATACACAAACCACGTATGGCAACCACGGAAACGACACACCTCAAGAAATGACCACTTGTGTGATACTATCGGCAGGTTACCAGTCATAAATTTAAATGCTCACCAGAAAGAACTATATTTCCTTCGCATATTACTGCTACACATTTTAAATCCTACCAGCTTCATTGATCTTCGCACTGTCAGTGGAATAACATATGACACTAACCATGCTGCCTGTGTTGCTTTAGGATTATATGAAGATGACAGTGAAATTGATAAAGCCATGGAAGAAGCTGCTTCTATCCAGTTTGGAAACACCATCCGACAGGTATTCGCTACAATATTGCTTTACATTGTCCCCTGTAATCCCAACCAATTCTTCAACAGACACGTACAGATTCTCACAGAGGACTTTCAACGTCGCGACCACACTACTACACCCACCCAATCACAAATCAATGAGGCCTTAACCCTCATAAACCACGTCCTTCAAAGAGGTGGGAAATCATTAGAACACTTCAATCTACCAACCCCAGACCCTGAAACAAATGCCGCATCCCAAGTCATACGTGAAGAAACAACATACGAAAACAGTCAGCTGAAAATGATCTTAGACTCAAACCTACCACTACTAAACAAACCACAACGTGATGTATACAATTCTGTCGTGGACTCTACCGTCAACCGAAAAGGTACACTCTTCCACTTAGATGCACCTGGTGGTACTGGCAAAACATTCACCATTAACCTCATCTTAGCCGAAATACGACGTCGGGGTCTCATTGCACTTGCTGTAGCTACAAGTGGTATCGCTGCAACACTCTTACCAAATGGTCGCACTATCCATTCTCGGTTTAAAGTCCCACTAAAAGTAAATGACAACTCAACCTGCAATATTTCGATACAGTCACCTTTGGCATGCTTAATTAAAGATACATCACTTATCGTTATTGATGAAGTCACGATGGCCAATAAGCACGTATTTGAAACAGTTGATCGTACAGTACGTGACATACGGAGCAACGATAAACCATTCGGTGGGATAACTCTCCTCCTAGCAGGCGATTGGCGACAGATCCTTCCAGTGATTCCCAAAGGCGGCAAAGCTGAAATACTACAAGCAACACTGAAGACATCATACCTTTGGAAGAGTATCCAATCGCTTAAATTGACAGACAACTTACGTGTTATCCATTCATATGGCAACGTAGATCAACTTCGCCAATTTTCACATCTTCTTCTTTCAATAGGAGAAGGTACAAAGGAGGAAATTGACAAAGATACAATCGCCCTACCAGACCATTTTTTTTCAACTGCTACTTCGCTACAGCAATTTTGTCAAGAAATATTTCCCGGAATTACCAAAAACATTTCCCATACTACACTTTGCTCTAACGCAATCATATGCCCAACAAACGAAAATGTAACAAAGGTCAATGACTGcctaataaatttatttcccGGACCAGTTACAACATATCTCAGCTATGATTCGGTACAAGACGAGGCAGAACACCAATATCCAACAGAATTCTTAAACGATCTGTTCCTGCCTAGCCTACCTCCTCACAAGCTAATACTTAAGCCCGGTATTCCAGTAATGCTTTTACGAAACATAGACCCTAAGAATGGACACTGCAATGGAGCTAGATACATAGTCAAAACTCTACTAGACAGAGTCATCCATGCATCCATTGCTATGGGGCCACACAAAGGCAAAAACCTATTGATACCACGTTTTAAATTATCACCAGATGATCCGACACTACCCTTCGTTTTGACCAGAAAGCAGTTTCCTATTCGAGTATGCTTCAGTATCACATCTAACAAAAGTCAAGGTCAAACACTAAACAGAATTGGTATTTTTCTGGACCAACAGTTCTTTACCCATGGACAACTGTATGTATCTTTAAGCAGAGTTGGCCACCCAGACAACATCAAAATATACAATCCGCACGCAGTTATCAGGAACCAAGTGTCCAATATTGTCTACAAAGAGGTACTGTAA
- the LOC140061091 gene encoding PHD finger-like domain-containing protein 5A gives MAKHHPDLIFCRKQAGVAIGRLCEKCDGKCVICDSYVRPCTLVRICDECNYGSYQGRCVICGGPGVSDAYYCKECTVQEKDRDGCPKIVNLGSAKTDLFYERKKYGFKKR, from the exons atgGCTAAACATCATCCTGATTTAATCTTTTGTAGAAAGCAAGCAGGAGTTG CTATTGGTAGGTTGTGCGAGAAATGTGATGGAAAATGTGTTATATGTGACTCATATGTGCGTCCATGTACATTGGTTCGTATATGTGATGAATGTAACTATGGGTCATATCAAGGAAGATGCGTAATCTGTGGAGGCCCCGGGGTGTCGGATGCATACTATTGCAAAGAGTGTACAGTCCAAGAAAAAGAT cGTGATGGATGCCCTAAGATTGTTAACCTTGGAAGTGCAAAGACAGACTTGTTCTACGAACGAAAGAAGTATGGATTCAAGAAAAGATGA
- the LOC140042781 gene encoding uncharacterized protein, with protein MKQRLDYSMDSKTIVKCASNPCQNGATCVDGGGYFTCYCDSGYHGVTCEIITGQNCGSNFYNDTGVIRSPDYPDMYSNRHYCVYLVRVHNARSIKFYFEDFMTEINKDVLEYGVGSNAEFQLKTGMLEGNLTSDGTLPDPFVLNGDQAWFIFSTDRNIVNKGFQISYNADPDDCDPRPCQNGATCNDLTNSFSCDCIPGFEGIICEDNIDECASFPCQNGGLCIDGVNQYTCACVPGFTSTNCEINVSECQSVPCQNGATCIDGVNRFECNCFPGYSGTLCEINDNECASTPCQNGGTCLDGINQYTCNCESGFTGTNCEINVEECASSPCLNGGVCTDLVNAYVCTCVVGWTGTNCEINANECVSSPCLNGATCLDQINSFICVCVPGYNGQFCENSKNTKVILTSLTNVFFCTDNNECISMPCQNGGLCIDGVNNYACQCAPGYTGTNCEINTNECASGPCMNGGSCLDGINAYTCQCLSGFTGPDCADIFSILDVDECSSAPCLNDGICIDGINAYVCQCSSGWVGVRCEVNVNECASSPCINGATCLDGVNGYFCNCDAGWTGTNCETNIDECSSTPCRNGGLCLDQIDGYFCQCASGWTGVTCTENTNECASTPCENGGTCSDQVNGFVCQCLPGFSGTLCEINDMECASIPCQNGGTCTDGVNGYVCACQPGFTGTNCEINIDECSSNPCLNGALCIDGINFYQCICAPGYNGIRCENDINECASSPCMNGGTCLDGTNEYYCLCAPGWSGLACEQNNNECASAPCQNGGVCTDSINQFFCQCAPGWSGPTCEENLNECSSFPCINGGTCVDNVNAFTCFCLPGFSGASCEIDNNECVSIPCQNGATCNNLVNGYTCTCAPGYTGVLCETDIDECASLPCQNGGVCSQTINQYSCSCLQGFEGTNCEININECQSAPCLNGGFCIDGINSYTCQCLNEWTGTHCEITLDPCMSSPCQNSGTCVNQGTTHTCECTDAWTGTNCEVDVNECSSLPCQNGGSCNNLEGFYTCDCRDGYDGVNCENILYCSLEGTWYNGVGDEVILSRTDSGMLLGEYHTVEEIALGYKVPTLVVGYASKSYDFPTLGFTVIRDNGDATISWTGQCFLCDGQDVLMTTWVRTDRVDACRDHTESNRIGCDKWTHYKQVQSPRPANE; from the exons ATTAATAAAGATGTTTTAGAGTATGGTGTAGGCTCTAACGCAGAGTTCCAACTGAAAACTGGAATGCTAGAGGGTAACTTGACGAGTGATGGAACACTACCAGACCCTTTTGTACTAAATGGTGATCAGGCATGGTTTATATTTTCAACAGATAGGAACATCGTCAATAAAGGTTTTCAAATCAGCTATAACGCag ATCCAGATGATTGTGATCCTAGGCCATGCCAAAATGGAGCCACATGTAACGATTTAACGAATTCATTTAGTTGCGACTGTATTCCTGGTTTCGAGGGAATAATCTGTGAAGACA atattgatGAGTGTGCTAGTTTTCCCTGTCAAAATGGTGGTTTGTGCATTGATGGCGTCAACCAATACACATGTGCATGTGTTCCTGGATTTACAAgcacaaattgtgaaatta ATGTTTCTGAATGTCAGAGTGTTCCCTGTCAAAATGGTGCAACATGTATTGATGGAGTGAATCGATTTGAATGCAATTGTTTTCCTGGCTATTCTGGGACTCTCTGTGAAATAA atgACAATGAATGTGCAAGCACGCCTTGCCAAAATGGAGGAACTTGTCTTGACGGAATCAACCAGTATACCTGTAACTGTGAATCTGGCTTTACTGGAACCAATTGTGAAATAA ATGTTGAAGAGTGTGCAAGCAGCCCATGTCTGAACGGAGGAGTCTGTACAGATCTTGTCAATGCATACGTCTGCACATGTGTTGTTGGGTGGACAGGAACAAACTGCGAAATTA ATGCAAATGAGTGTGTAAGCAGTCCGTGTTTAAATGGCGCTACCTGTCTGGATCAAATTAATTCCTTCATCTGTGTCTGTGTTCCTGGATATAATGgacaattttgtgaaaatagTAA aaatacTAAAGTTATACTTACAAGTTTAACCAATGTTTTCTTTTGTACAGACAATAACGAATGTATAAGTATGCCATGTCAAAATGGAGGTCTTTGTATCGATGGAGTCAACAACTATGCTTGTCAATGTGCTCCTGGATATACTGGAACAAACTGTGAAATTA ATACAAATGAATGCGCCAGTGGACCATGTATGAATGGTGGCTCTTGTCTGGATGGTATTAACGCATATACTTGTCAGTGCTTATCTGGATTCACTGGACCAGATTGTGCAGACA TTTTTTCCATCCTAGATGTGGATGAATGCAGCAGTGCTCCATGTCTCAATGATGGTATCTGTATTGATGGTATCAATGCGTATGTCTGTCAATGTTCATCTGGTTGGGTTGGTGTGCGATGTGAAGTCA ATGTTAACGAGTGTGCAAGCTCACCATGTATTAATGGTGCCACTTGTCTTGATGGAGTCAACGGCTACTTCTGTAACTGCGACGCAGGCTGGACAGGAACCAACTGTGAAACCA atattgatgaatgttcGAGCACTCCATGTCGTAATGGTGGTTTATGCTTAGACCAGATAGATGGCTACTTTTGTCAATGCGCATCTGGATGGACAGGTGTCACCTGTACTGAGA ATACCAATGAGTGTGCCAGCACACCTTGTGAAAATGGCGGTACTTGCTCCGATCAAGTCAACGGCTTCGTTTGTCAATGCTTACCAGGATTCTCCGGAACTCTCTGTGAAATAA ACGACATGGAGTGTGCAAGTATTCCTTGTCAGAATGGTGGTACATGTACTGATGGTGTGAATGGATATGTATGCGCTTGTCAACCAGGTTTTACTGGAACAAACTGCGAAATAA ACATAGACGAATGTTCCAGTAACCCATGTTTGAATGGAGCCCTCTGTATTGATGGAATCAATTTCTATCAGTGTATCTGCGCACCAGGTTACAATGGAATACGTTGTGAAAATG ATATCAACGAATGTGCCAGTAGCCCATGTATGAATGGAGGTACATGTCTTGATGGAACAAATGAGTATTACTGTCTGTGTGCACCTGGCTGGTCTGGACTTGCCTGTGAACAAA ataataatgaatgtgcTAGTGCTCCTTGTCAAAATGGTGGTGTTTGTACAGATAGTATCAACCAGTTCTTTTGCCAGTGTGCACCAGGATGGTCCGGCCCTACATGTGAAGAga ATCTCAATGAGTGTTCAAGCTTCCCTTGCATTAATGGCGGTACATGTGTTGATAACGTGAATGCGTTTACTTGCTTTTGTCTACCTGGATTCTCTGGTGCTAGCTGTGAAATAG ACAACAATGAGTGTGTTAGCATTCCTTGTCAAAATGGAGCCACCTGTAACAATTTGGTTAACGGATACACCTGTACATGTGCACCTGGTTATACAGGTGTTCTTTGTGAAACGG atattgatgaatgtgcAAGTTTGCCTTGTCAGAATGGTGGCGTATGTTCACAAACCATCAACCAATACTCTTGTAGCTGTCTCCAAGGATTTGAGggaacaaattgtgaaatta ATATTAATGAATGTCAAAGTGCCCCTTGCCTGAATGGAGGATTTTGCATCGATGGTATCAATAGCTATACTTGCCAATGTTTAAACGAGTGGACAGGAACACACTGCGAGATAA CTTTGGATCCTTGTATGAGTTCACCTTGTCAAAACAGTGGAACATGCGTAAATCAAGGTACTACCCATACATGTGAATGCACTGATGCATGGACTGGTACAAATTGTGAAGTGG ATGTAAACGAGTGTTCAAGTCTACCATGTCAAAATGGAGGAAGTTGCAACAATCTTGAAGGGTTTTACACATGTGATTGTCGAGATGGTTATGACGGCGTCAATTGCGAAAACA TTCTCTACTGTTCACTTGAAGGAACCTGGTACAATGGTGTTGGTGATGAAGTGATCTTATCACGTACAGATTCTGGTATGCTACTTGGAGAGTACCACACCGTTGAAGAGATAGCTCTTGGATATAAAG TTCCTACTCTAGTTGTTGGTTATGCATCCAAATCGTACGACTTCCCCACTCTTGGATTCACTGTGATCCGCGACAACGGTGATGCGACCATCAGCTGGACCGGTCAATGCTTCTTGTGTGACGGCCAGGACGTGTTGATGACAACATGGGTTAGAACAGATCGAGTAGATGCTTGCAGAGACCACACTGAGTCCAATAG GATTGGTTGTGACAAATGGACTCACTACAAGCAGGTACAATCACCAAGACCAGCTAATGAATAA